The genomic interval TGGCAGTCGGCGGCACAGCGCGCTGCCGCCGACTGCCAGGATGATAGCATAGCCGCCGGGCAGGCGACAAGCGGGGCCCGATCATGCCACGGCGGGGCATCGCGAGGGCGGGGAATGTCCATTGGTCGGGGTCGTCCGCGCGGCAGGTGCCAGGGGCGCGGCCATTGAATGATACCCCCGACGGCGAGTGTGCACAGGCGGCGCTGACCAGGCGAGGCAGCGCACTCCGGGGGAGGGAACGAAGTCCCATGCCAGCCAAGATGCGAGTCGGTTTCGTCGGCGCCGGCGGAATGGCGCGGGCCCATGCCGAGGCGCTGAGCAAGCTGCGTGACGTGAGCGTGGCGGCGTTCTGCGATGCCGACCCCGTGCGCACCGGCGCCGTCGCCGAGCACTACCGCGCGCCCATCTTCAAATCGGCGCGGGAGATGCTGGAGCGCGTCGAGCTCGACGCCGCCTACGTGTGCCTGCCGCCGTTCGCCCATGGCGCCGAGTTCGAACTGATCGAACGCGGCCTTCCCTTCTTCGTCGAGAAGCCGATCAATCTCGATCTCGCCCAGGCCCGGGAGATCGCGGCGGGGGCGGAAGCCAAGCACCTCATCACCTGCGCCGGCTACATGAATCGCTACCGCCGCGGCGTGCTCACGGTGCGGCGGCTGCTGGAGCGGGATCCCCCGGTCCTCGTCACCGGCGGCTGGATCGGCGGCGTCCCCCGCCCGCGCCCGGACATCGGCATCTGGACCTGGTGGGTGCAGAAACGCAAGAGCGGCGGCCAGTTCCTGGAGCAAGTGACGCACACGGTGGACCTGGCACGGTTCCTGTGCGGCGACGCGGTGGAGGTACATGCCTACGGGGCGACCGGCTTCAATACCGGCACGCCCGACACCTATGATATCGAGGACGCGAGCGTCGTCAACATCAAGTTCGCGGGGGGCGCGATCGCCAACCTGTGGGCGTCGTGCTCGTCGAATGCGGCGGGCGGGGTGTCGCTCAACGTGTACGCCAACGACGTGGCGGCGCAGTTCACGGGCTGGGAGCACACGGTGCGCGTGATGCGCGTGGGCAAGGACACGGTCGAGATCAAGGGCGAGGGAGATATCTTTGCGGCCGAGGACATGGCCTTCATCAAAGCCGTGCGCGGCGGCAACCCCGCCGGCATCATGTCGCCCTACGGTGACGCGGTCAAGACCCTCGCCGTCACCGTCGCCGCCAACCGATCGCTGAAACGGGGCAAGCCGGTTGCGGTGGATTGAGGCGCGGGCGGGGGGATCGGCGGCGCCCCGAGCCGGGGCTGGTGAAGCAGCGCCCTTGTGCGCAAGAGCGCACACGGGTGGCACGGCGAGCGTGCGTAGGCGCGAAAACGCCGCCCCCCACAAGAGGGAACGGCGGCAGCCCGCCGAACTCTAGTCTGCACGGGCGGCCCCTCCGCCCGTTCATCGTCCAAGCGCCGCGCAGGCTATACCAATGGCCGACTCCCGGGCAGCCCATAGCGTAGACGATATACGGGAGCGGACGAACATCGTCGAGATCATCGCGCCGCATGTCCGGCTCCGCAAACAAGGCAAGCGCCTGGCCGGCTTGTGCCCTTTTCACCCGGACCAGGCGCCGTCGTTCACGGTTGATGCGGACAAGGGGCTGTGGCACTGCTTCGGGTGCGGCGCCGGGGGGAATGTCTTTCATTTCTTGATGCGCGCGGAGAATCTCACTTTCCCCGAGGCGGCGCAGCGCCTGGCGCAGCGGCTGGGGGTGGAGCTCAAGGGTCACCGCGAGAGCGACCGCGCCCGCGGGATCAGGGACCTCTTGGAGCGGATCAACGCGGATACGGCTGAGTTCTTCCGCCGGCGGCTCGAGGAGAGCCCGCACGCGCTCGAGTACCTGCGGAAGCGCGGGATTACGGATGACTTGATCGCCCGCTTTGGGATCGGCTGGGCGCCGCCCGAATGGGACCGTCTGTACCGTCACCTGCGCCAAATGGGCTGCCGGGATGCCGATGTGGAGAAGGCCGGCCTGTGCGTAGCGCGGCCGCGCGGGGACGGCTGCTACGATCGCTTCCGCGGGCGGGTGATGTTCCCGATCCTAGACGGTCAGGAGCGTATCGTCGGCTTTGGCGGGCGCCTGCTCGAGGGCGACGAGGCCAAGTACATCAACTCGCCCGAGACGGCGCTGTTCCGCAAGGGGCGGACGCTCTATGGCTTCCCCCAGGCGCGCAAGGCCATGGGCGAGCGCGAGCGAGCGATCGTGGTCGAGGGGTATTTCGACGCCATCGCCTGCCACGCCGCGGGGTATGCGGAAACGGTGGCGACGTTGGGCACGGCGCTGACGGCCGAACACCTGGAGCTGCTGCGCCGTCATACCGGGCGGGTGTACGCGGCGTTTGACAGCGACTCGGCCGGGATGAAGGCGATGCTGCGCAGCCACGAGCTGTTCGAGGCGGCGCGGCTGGAGGTGCGAGTGGTGCGCCTGCCAGAGGACCAGGACCCCGATTCCTTCCTGGCCGAGGGCGGTGCTGAGGCCTTCGCCCGGGAACTGGAGCAGGCGCTGGCGGCCGTGGATTATCGCCTGGCGGTGATTGCGGAGAGCCACCCGGACACCGAGGAGGGACGCCTGGGGGTGATGCAGGAGGCGGTACAGGTGCTGGCGAGGGTGAGGGACGCGGTGGCGCAGGCGCACTACGTGCGGCGGCTGGCGGAGCGGTGCT from Armatimonadota bacterium carries:
- a CDS encoding Gfo/Idh/MocA family oxidoreductase; this translates as MPAKMRVGFVGAGGMARAHAEALSKLRDVSVAAFCDADPVRTGAVAEHYRAPIFKSAREMLERVELDAAYVCLPPFAHGAEFELIERGLPFFVEKPINLDLAQAREIAAGAEAKHLITCAGYMNRYRRGVLTVRRLLERDPPVLVTGGWIGGVPRPRPDIGIWTWWVQKRKSGGQFLEQVTHTVDLARFLCGDAVEVHAYGATGFNTGTPDTYDIEDASVVNIKFAGGAIANLWASCSSNAAGGVSLNVYANDVAAQFTGWEHTVRVMRVGKDTVEIKGEGDIFAAEDMAFIKAVRGGNPAGIMSPYGDAVKTLAVTVAANRSLKRGKPVAVD
- the dnaG gene encoding DNA primase, producing MADSRAAHSVDDIRERTNIVEIIAPHVRLRKQGKRLAGLCPFHPDQAPSFTVDADKGLWHCFGCGAGGNVFHFLMRAENLTFPEAAQRLAQRLGVELKGHRESDRARGIRDLLERINADTAEFFRRRLEESPHALEYLRKRGITDDLIARFGIGWAPPEWDRLYRHLRQMGCRDADVEKAGLCVARPRGDGCYDRFRGRVMFPILDGQERIVGFGGRLLEGDEAKYINSPETALFRKGRTLYGFPQARKAMGERERAIVVEGYFDAIACHAAGYAETVATLGTALTAEHLELLRRHTGRVYAAFDSDSAGMKAMLRSHELFEAARLEVRVVRLPEDQDPDSFLAEGGAEAFARELEQALAAVDYRLAVIAESHPDTEEGRLGVMQEAVQVLARVRDAVAQAHYVRRLAERCCQPNLERVKLMEQAMHRELRKLTSGARSPDPPAAAPLGAPTRVERQVLAAMLHSEAAGRWLAAEVSGSDFGDGLHRQIFELMKERIEIAGAPDIEAMLAQEQREEACALLSELALADDGAAEPEADLRQAVERLCEWRDARRCRQLLDKSETAELSREELQELTELRRRRSQVTGRRSLGEAVG